A genomic stretch from Halodesulfovibrio sp. MK-HDV includes:
- a CDS encoding Mu transposase C-terminal domain-containing protein — protein MLKEAYTAKELISSLGCSKDTVLRRAKRESWQARPRVGRGGGNEWLVSTMPEATRTALVSAEARLADQQAAQLTVPTLATAGVSDAKRKKALARADLVVLYSEWIGKAGFGSKAVARDSFIQAYKGGAWPHLLETLGVKTSWKSIERWKLELRKNGTVVALVDRRGAGNEQRAKMTEEHAKLLLNAVLQPNHPTISTAIRMATSAMTAQKLPIPAERTMRRFLSIWKETNFGTWVYTREGKKAWNDKAAFYIERDYNLIEVGDILVADGHVLNFETLNPWTGKPQRMELIMWYDMKSNCPMGWEIMPTENTQGIAAAFRRAVMTLGKFPLIAYLDNGRAFRSKYFNGVDFRQTGIAGLFQDLGIHTIFAWPYHGQSKTIERFFGTLHELEQWVPSYVGNSIAAKPARLNRGEPLHRKAYDAAGGRPLTLEETHYVVAQWIDEYIQRPQRGHLNGKTPAEVFMQGRGAGVDESKLRHLMMAKAVRQIRREGIRFLGERYYDGLMHGRTHAVQIKYDLHDRSSILVFSEDGSEFICKAQRQNAIHPAASLLGTDQHREELQQAITLKKDQERDASSIARQVLEDSLAAQRDRMAAIQNEKIEPKKVTATPLSQTKVLSIESAKKKAQTQRSNAPSYVPPVQKPEIVTELDKYDYLFSLTAKDNVLLRDPDREWMEYYESTEEYKQNAASRYERLRKYYGRTRQTVAS, from the coding sequence ATGTTGAAAGAAGCATATACAGCGAAAGAGCTTATAAGCAGTTTAGGATGTAGCAAAGATACTGTTCTTCGCCGCGCTAAACGTGAATCATGGCAAGCACGCCCTCGTGTTGGACGTGGCGGAGGCAATGAGTGGCTGGTTTCGACTATGCCTGAAGCAACCCGCACAGCTCTTGTCTCTGCTGAAGCTAGACTGGCAGATCAACAGGCTGCGCAGCTGACAGTGCCTACGTTAGCAACTGCTGGTGTAAGTGATGCAAAGCGTAAGAAAGCGCTAGCCCGTGCAGATCTTGTTGTGCTGTATTCGGAATGGATTGGTAAGGCTGGATTCGGCAGCAAAGCTGTGGCACGTGATTCCTTTATTCAAGCTTACAAGGGTGGAGCATGGCCTCATTTATTGGAAACTCTTGGCGTAAAGACTTCGTGGAAATCCATTGAGCGCTGGAAGCTGGAGCTTCGTAAGAATGGAACGGTTGTCGCCTTGGTAGATAGGCGTGGCGCAGGAAATGAACAGCGCGCAAAGATGACAGAAGAGCATGCAAAGTTACTTCTTAATGCAGTGCTTCAACCTAACCACCCAACTATTAGTACCGCCATTCGCATGGCAACTTCTGCAATGACTGCTCAGAAGTTACCAATCCCCGCAGAGCGCACAATGCGTCGTTTCCTTTCTATTTGGAAAGAAACAAATTTTGGAACGTGGGTCTATACGCGTGAAGGTAAGAAAGCGTGGAATGATAAAGCCGCATTCTACATTGAGCGTGACTACAATCTGATTGAAGTTGGTGACATCCTTGTTGCTGATGGACACGTTTTGAACTTTGAAACGCTTAATCCTTGGACGGGCAAACCGCAGCGTATGGAACTTATTATGTGGTATGACATGAAGTCTAACTGCCCAATGGGTTGGGAGATCATGCCCACAGAAAATACGCAGGGCATTGCCGCAGCCTTCCGGCGTGCTGTTATGACGCTCGGTAAGTTCCCTCTTATTGCCTACCTCGATAACGGCAGGGCGTTTCGCTCCAAGTATTTTAACGGGGTAGACTTCCGCCAGACAGGAATAGCAGGGTTGTTTCAAGACCTAGGTATTCACACAATTTTCGCATGGCCGTATCATGGTCAGTCAAAAACAATCGAACGATTTTTTGGAACGTTGCACGAGCTAGAGCAGTGGGTGCCGTCATACGTGGGCAATAGCATTGCTGCAAAGCCAGCACGTTTAAATCGTGGTGAGCCATTGCATCGCAAAGCATATGATGCTGCTGGAGGCCGCCCCTTGACCCTTGAGGAAACTCATTACGTAGTGGCTCAGTGGATAGATGAATATATCCAGCGACCACAGCGTGGGCATCTGAACGGGAAAACTCCTGCAGAAGTGTTTATGCAAGGGCGAGGTGCTGGTGTTGATGAAAGCAAATTGCGCCACCTTATGATGGCAAAAGCAGTGCGTCAGATACGTCGAGAAGGTATCCGCTTTCTTGGTGAACGCTACTACGACGGCCTGATGCACGGCAGAACGCATGCAGTTCAAATTAAGTATGACCTACACGATCGCTCCTCGATTTTAGTGTTCAGTGAAGATGGTAGCGAGTTCATTTGTAAGGCGCAGCGTCAGAATGCAATTCATCCTGCTGCTAGCTTGCTTGGAACGGATCAGCACCGTGAAGAACTTCAGCAAGCAATTACTCTGAAGAAAGATCAGGAGCGTGACGCATCAAGCATTGCACGACAGGTTCTTGAAGATTCACTTGCTGCGCAGCGTGACCGGATGGCTGCCATTCAAAATGAGAAAATTGAGCCGAAGAAGGTCACAGCTACGCCACTTTCACAGACAAAAGTTCTCAGCATTGAATCAGCTAAGAAGAAGGCGCAAACACAGCGCAGCAATGCCCCATCTTATGTTCCTCCAGTACAGAAACCTGAGATTGTTACTGAGCTGGATAAGTATGACTACCTGTTCAGTCTTACAGCGAAAGACAATGTGCTTCTTCGTGATCCAGACCGTGAATGGATGGAATATTACGAAAGCACAGAAGAATACAAACAGAACGCGGCTTCACGATACGAACGCTTACGCAAATACTACGGGCGTACTCGCCAGACCGTAGCATCATAA
- a CDS encoding helix-turn-helix domain-containing protein — translation MIGDRIKTARGSESRKSFAEKIGVHPMTLGKYENGKVVPGGEVLAEITKYTKCEAYWLLTGESEMHSPAKTQQPENTSQCPSCADLQAELAEERTERRILAKELREINAENRTILKENGELKEKIGELKGELKARAAPKDIAISDSPADAASSRKHA, via the coding sequence ATGATTGGTGATAGAATAAAGACAGCTAGAGGGAGCGAGAGTCGTAAAAGCTTTGCTGAAAAGATTGGGGTACACCCTATGACATTGGGCAAGTATGAAAACGGCAAGGTTGTTCCCGGCGGCGAAGTCCTCGCAGAAATAACCAAATATACTAAATGTGAAGCATATTGGCTTTTGACTGGCGAAAGCGAAATGCATTCTCCTGCTAAAACTCAGCAGCCTGAGAACACCTCACAATGCCCGTCTTGCGCTGATCTGCAAGCCGAACTAGCTGAAGAGCGCACTGAACGTCGCATTCTTGCAAAAGAACTGCGCGAAATAAACGCGGAAAACAGGACAATTTTGAAAGAAAATGGGGAGCTGAAAGAGAAGATAGGCGAACTAAAAGGCGAGCTGAAAGCCCGCGCCGCTCCTAAAGATATAGCTATTTCAGATAGCCCAGCAGACGCCGCCAGCTCGCGCAAGCATGCATAA
- a CDS encoding M48 family metallopeptidase, whose protein sequence is MPHLSNLLNKLPMFQESRMVATGYGMWISWNGELNPAVVQTLQDYGGLQVEVDRDQALWFFFSSDVFLAAARLSVWAKFNALQLYAQLIPAKLLFSPKREITFSVEPSLMAQSVIVSDSCQILVHPKCRNDGRGLPGLTFKPEGTRSGLAPVEWASLMVDPRLPYQSSLGWYGVIKPLGNTMEKNFLEGWRAYAMEMKNLFERLKIKFLVQDSYLVFQVENLHMLRQWTREHLMHVDNLKATKREAYWPAVVAVTNKRGLNFNPDLPKKMALDWNQLVPDFPHMSFRSGYLLGRSFEVHDVNFSLDASSVDDWCKVTLTVDHSVESGMLPVQISKHLIAGSHDHCFYCGMRTHPSHQCPTRSLTKLVPKVWHELSKLNFDEFNKAFETIEQKLCTKDDAALTNIQASKEHDGVLLNAVYGVNQISQLRMMQHMWVCRGKDFAKGLNDVVPRDDNPVWSALAYVLSGDLIVADKELSNLGIRAPRDPMPRMLAGFVSMERGDYHKAMMMWKEAEILSGPMVKQAYCVFLQARLLEFTSQFQQASELYSRVLRMCPTMQDAQYRKSVCQVKIGFAEQAMSSLILLVEKTPHYFNRVLIDPEMERGHIQVLSALYGPWMEAESQVEKAVEKLEGLKKEVHEWFDEGNPFFVKSMKRIERMTAASDIKNYVSFMLILHGCHDLSKDLDRYVTKEAGELKKKFQNQRERLSYIREEAAWFPFPRALVEFNKNYNVCAANIKWALKTHFQVADIFKKAQTVAETEEKRLEKLENRLKFLKVVRDSTLFMLIMARTFFWVEVAFMCIVVVALPLSMFYGQQSGMEWATGLLFKEKWDIQKQLILGFSIFAIIVSCFRTVIVFDKVREKYFNKARGIA, encoded by the coding sequence ATGCCTCATTTATCGAACTTGCTCAACAAACTTCCTATGTTCCAGGAATCCCGCATGGTAGCCACTGGCTATGGCATGTGGATTAGCTGGAATGGTGAACTTAATCCGGCAGTAGTGCAAACATTGCAGGACTATGGTGGATTGCAGGTAGAAGTTGATAGAGATCAAGCATTATGGTTCTTTTTTAGTTCTGATGTTTTTTTGGCAGCAGCCAGATTAAGTGTTTGGGCTAAGTTTAATGCTTTGCAACTCTATGCTCAGCTAATTCCGGCGAAGCTATTGTTCAGCCCGAAACGTGAAATTACGTTTTCTGTTGAACCGTCGTTAATGGCGCAGTCTGTTATTGTTTCCGATAGTTGCCAGATTTTAGTGCATCCTAAATGCCGTAACGATGGAAGGGGGCTTCCGGGGCTGACATTTAAGCCGGAAGGTACCCGTTCTGGGTTGGCTCCGGTGGAATGGGCATCGCTGATGGTTGACCCGCGGCTCCCGTATCAGTCTTCCTTAGGGTGGTATGGTGTTATTAAGCCGCTTGGTAACACCATGGAAAAGAATTTTCTTGAAGGCTGGCGTGCCTATGCCATGGAAATGAAAAATCTTTTTGAGCGGTTGAAAATTAAATTTCTTGTTCAGGATAGTTACTTAGTTTTCCAAGTGGAAAACTTGCATATGCTTCGCCAATGGACTCGCGAGCATTTGATGCACGTGGATAATCTAAAAGCAACTAAGCGGGAAGCCTATTGGCCTGCTGTTGTTGCTGTGACAAACAAGCGCGGGTTGAACTTTAACCCCGATCTCCCGAAAAAAATGGCGTTGGATTGGAACCAGCTTGTTCCAGATTTTCCACACATGAGCTTCCGTTCCGGCTACTTGCTCGGACGCTCTTTTGAAGTGCATGATGTTAACTTTTCGCTAGATGCAAGCAGCGTTGATGACTGGTGTAAGGTCACACTCACCGTAGATCATTCAGTAGAAAGCGGCATGTTGCCAGTGCAAATTTCTAAGCATCTTATTGCAGGCAGTCATGACCATTGTTTTTATTGTGGCATGCGCACGCATCCATCTCATCAATGCCCTACACGCTCTTTAACTAAGCTTGTACCAAAAGTGTGGCATGAACTTTCAAAATTAAATTTTGACGAGTTCAACAAAGCGTTCGAAACGATTGAGCAAAAGCTCTGCACTAAGGATGATGCCGCACTTACAAATATTCAGGCTTCAAAAGAACATGATGGTGTTTTGTTGAATGCTGTTTATGGCGTGAACCAGATCTCGCAGCTGCGCATGATGCAGCACATGTGGGTTTGCCGTGGCAAAGATTTTGCGAAAGGTTTGAATGATGTCGTTCCGCGTGACGATAATCCTGTCTGGAGTGCACTAGCTTATGTGCTGTCAGGGGATTTGATTGTAGCGGACAAGGAACTTTCAAACTTGGGAATCCGTGCACCGCGGGATCCAATGCCTCGGATGCTTGCCGGTTTTGTTTCAATGGAGCGGGGTGACTATCACAAAGCCATGATGATGTGGAAAGAAGCAGAAATTCTTTCTGGACCGATGGTAAAACAAGCATACTGCGTATTTTTACAAGCACGATTGCTCGAATTTACATCCCAGTTCCAACAGGCTTCTGAATTGTACAGCCGAGTGTTGCGCATGTGTCCAACAATGCAGGATGCCCAGTATCGTAAGTCCGTATGTCAGGTTAAAATTGGTTTTGCTGAACAGGCAATGTCTTCACTTATTTTATTAGTCGAAAAAACACCTCACTACTTTAATAGGGTGCTTATCGATCCAGAAATGGAGCGTGGGCATATTCAGGTTTTGTCAGCTCTCTATGGCCCTTGGATGGAGGCTGAAAGTCAGGTGGAAAAGGCTGTGGAAAAGCTGGAAGGACTGAAAAAAGAAGTTCATGAGTGGTTTGACGAGGGAAATCCGTTTTTTGTAAAAAGTATGAAGCGGATTGAACGAATGACAGCAGCAAGCGATATTAAAAACTATGTGTCTTTCATGCTCATTCTCCATGGTTGTCATGATCTTTCTAAGGATTTGGACAGATATGTCACGAAAGAAGCAGGCGAGCTGAAAAAGAAATTTCAGAACCAGAGAGAACGGTTGAGTTATATTCGGGAAGAGGCGGCATGGTTTCCGTTCCCACGGGCACTCGTTGAGTTTAATAAAAATTACAATGTGTGTGCTGCGAATATTAAATGGGCATTAAAGACTCATTTTCAGGTCGCAGACATTTTTAAGAAGGCGCAGACTGTCGCAGAGACAGAGGAAAAACGTTTGGAAAAGCTCGAAAACCGATTAAAGTTTTTAAAGGTTGTTCGAGATTCTACGCTGTTCATGCTCATTATGGCTCGTACCTTCTTCTGGGTAGAGGTTGCCTTTATGTGCATTGTTGTTGTCGCACTGCCTTTGTCCATGTTCTACGGACAACAGTCGGGTATGGAATGGGCAACGGGGCTTTTGTTTAAAGAGAAATGGGATATTCAGAAGCAGCTAATTCTAGGATTCTCAATATTCGCCATTATCGTGTCGTGCTTCCGTACAGTGATTGTTTTTGATAAGGTGCGTGAGAAATACTTTAATAAGGCGCGCGGCATTGCCTGA
- a CDS encoding molybdenum cofactor biosynthesis protein MoaE, which produces MDITRTLAELKKDPGFAENVGMTLIHNGTVRGWSRKDRREVKAIRVRHDYDKIESIRKELEQNEGIYRIITEAYEGDFTPGDDVMYLIVAGDIRENVKATLAELLDRIKSEAVTKEEIFA; this is translated from the coding sequence ATGGACATTACCAGAACTCTGGCTGAACTGAAAAAAGACCCGGGTTTTGCCGAAAATGTCGGCATGACACTTATTCATAACGGTACAGTACGCGGTTGGTCTCGCAAAGACCGACGAGAAGTTAAAGCGATTCGTGTTCGTCATGATTACGATAAAATCGAAAGCATTCGTAAAGAGCTTGAACAAAACGAAGGCATTTACCGCATTATTACCGAAGCGTACGAAGGTGACTTCACGCCCGGTGACGATGTAATGTACCTTATTGTTGCAGGTGACATTCGCGAAAACGTAAAAGCAACTCTTGCTGAACTCCTCGATAGAATCAAGTCCGAAGCAGTTACCAAAGAAGAAATTTTTGCCTAA